From the Euphorbia lathyris chromosome 6, ddEupLath1.1, whole genome shotgun sequence genome, one window contains:
- the LOC136233731 gene encoding transcriptional corepressor LEUNIG_HOMOLOG-like — MDGGGADQWDARKMFDLYLHDYFVKKKMHRTAAAFRKEASVSTKPVAIDTCDGFLLEWWTLFHDRFQNELQQQEAKEKSSDKDELHNICNTVPQLAINHDHMPEPFPFYPEYMSLGQPMPFFLPNPSSQQQQNCNQSQQLVVRQTTVVNSTSGPNSVGFNHLRVQRGVNEVINPFPPHVWILNSTMPAPNRPQQFPRLKKEQSQQNLLGGSIRLTYGNRKSTCPSSSGNFHRQKPMLPKSNLSQKEAQVVQMKQTEEHHGQNYQNLQQQLTNNSKQGRLVHSVAGENTLGHENAEVESFLSATVNDDKEGNPLGFTFQEIGCLQPSKSKVLCCHFSSDGRLLASAGHEKKVCTWDMNTYDFTYLSEGHSLLITDVRFKPNSTILATSSFDRTLQIWDAAKPNKSLLKLHGHADQVMALDFHPRKVDLLCSCGIDDEIRLWNVNRRACLHVSKGATKQVRFQPQTGNLLAAATGNNINVIDTEIRNRVVFNLKGHVKEVLCLCWHMNGKYIASVSEDSARVWSLESGGSCIHELLSNGNKFQSCTFHPGHSLLLIIGCYQSIELWNPIENSRTWSVAAHNGLIAAVADSVPNQMIASASHDRCVKIWK; from the exons ATGGATGGAGGAGGAGCTGATCAATGGGATGCTCGGAAGAT GTTTGATTTGTATTTGCACGATTATTTCGTGAAAAAGAAGATGCATCGTACTGCTGCAGCTTTTAGGAAAGAAGCGAGTGTTTCTACAAAACCTGTTG CGATTGATACATGCGATGGTTTTCTTCTTGAATGGTGGACACTATTTCATGATAGGTTTCAGAATGAGCTTCAGCAGCAGGAGGCCAAGGAAAAATCCTCAGATAAG GATGAACTACACAATATTTGCAATACTGTGCCGCAGCTTGCTATAAACCATGATCATATGCCTGAACCTTTTCCTTTCTATCCTGAATATATGAGCTTGGGGCAACCAATGCCTTTCTTTTTGCCCAACCCAAG CTCGCAGCAGCAGCAAAATTGTAATCAGTCTCAACAGTTAGTCGTGAGA CAAACCACAGTCGTCAACAGTACCTCTGGACCTAATTCTGTGGGCTTCAATCACCTAAGAGTACAAAGAG GTGTGAACGAAGTAATCAATCCATTTCCACCCCATGTTTGGATTTTGAACTCAACTATGCCAGCGCCAAATCGTCCACAGCAATTTCCTAGGTTGAAGAAGGAGCAAAGCCAACAAAATCTGTTGGGTGGATCTATAAGACTTACATATGGAAACAGGAAAAGTACTTGTCCCAGCAGCTCTGGAAATTTTCATAGACAAAAACCGATGCTTCCCAAGAGTAATTTGAGTCAGAAAGAGGCACAG GTGGTTCAGATGAAACAAACCGAAGAGCATCATGGCCAAAATTATCAGAATCTACAGCAGCAATTAACAAAT AATAGCAAACAGGGGAGATTGGTGCACTCAGTAGCTGGAGAGAACACTTTG GGCCATGAAAATGCTGAAGTTGAATCTTTTTTATCCGCCACTGTCAATGATGATAAAGAAGGAAATCCTCTTG GCTTTACTTTTCAAGAGATTGGTTGCCTTCAACCTAGTAAAAGTAAGGTGCTGTGTTGTCATTTTTCATCTGATGGGAGACTATTAGCCAGTGCTGGACATGAGAAGAAG GTCTGTACGTGGGACATgaatacttatgatttcacatATTTGTCAGAAGGCCATTCTCTTCTAATTACGGATGTTCGGTTTAAACCAAATTCAACTATACTCGCCACATCCTCCTTTGATAGGACACTGCAAATATGGGATGCAGCAAAA CCAAACAAATCATTACTCAAGCTTCATGGGCATGCTGACCAAGTAATGGCATTAGATTTCCATCCGAGAAAGGTTGACCTCCTTTGCTCATGTGGCATTGATGATGAAATCCGACTATGGAATGTCAACCGTCGTGCTTGCCTGCATGTCTCTAAG GGAGCTACTAAACAAGTCAGATTCCAGCCTCAGACAGGCAACTTATTGGCTGCTGCAACTGGAAATAACATCAATGTCATTGATACTGAGATTCGTAATAGAGTAGTATTCAACTTGAAG GGGCATGTGAAGGAAGTCCTTTGCCTTTGTTGGCATATGAATGGGAAATATATAGCATCTGTGAGTGAAGACAGTGCACGAGTATGGTCGCTCGAGTCTGGTGGAAGTTGTATCCATGAATTGCTGTCCAATGGTAACAAGTTTCAATCATGCACCTTTCATCCTGGACATTCACTTCTCTTGATCATAGGCTGTTACCAG TCCATTGAGCTATGGAATCCAATTGAGAACAGCAGAACGTGGTCAGTTGCTGCACATAATGGGTTAATTGCTGCAGTGGCGGATTCAGTACCGAACCAGATGATTGCATCAGCAAGCCATGACAGATGTGTCAAGATATGGAAATAA